DNA sequence from the Parasphingorhabdus cellanae genome:
AGAGGCGCATCCCATCGAGAAAACTGGTGCCGAACTTCGTGCGATGATGCCATGGATTGGTGCCAACCAGTTGGTCGATAAAGAAAAGAACTAAGCCGGCGATATATGACCGCGTCTGCATTAGCGCAACAAAAGCTAAGCGGCGCGGTCTCTGGCTTCCGCAAAATTGAGTAGATCCTCCGACACTTCTTTGTCGCAGTTTTGGATCAGCGCAGAAACCGCCTCGACCAGGCTGTTATCGCTATCCACATATTTGGAAGCCATGGACCAATTGGGGAATTGCCGCCGTCCGATATATCCGGATTTGAGCGGTATGACAGCAATATGACGTCGGTCGCAGGATATGCGAGCAAATGTCTCTTCGACTTTCTGCTGGTCACCCTCCAAATATTGCAGAAACCGTGATTTATCCTGAATGAGAAGGCCGGTAATATTGTTGTAGGTGTTGTTTTTTCGCGAAGCGTCCAGAATATCATCGACATCAGCAGGGCCAATTTCTGCTTGCGGTGTGCTGATGTAGATCATCCGATACATGCGACTGCCTCTGAACGCTAAGGCTTTGTGGTTTAACCGGCATAAGTTAATTTTGCGCTATCAGCGCCGCTATCACGCAAAGGACTCGCAATACAAAAGGGCGACAGCATTATCGCCGTCACCCTTTCTAATATTATTGATTATCGAATGTGGCATCTTCTGGCACCGAAGGCCAAGCAGCGTTGGCTTTTTCGATAAAGCCAGGAATATCTTTTAGCCATGTTTCCTGCACTTGCTTGTTGAAGTTCAGATATAGCTTACCATCAACCACTCTATAATAGACTGGATCGCCCGGTGCCAGGCGACCGCGTGACATTGCCCAAGCACAGTGACCACCAAATTGCGGAGCATATGCTGCGGGTTCGGCCTCAAACTTCGCCGCATTTTCAGCGCTCGAAAAATAATAGTCCACGTCGTTATAGGTGACGCCAAATTCTTCAGAGCCTTTGACAGGCGTACCGTCCCCTTCAAAATAGCTGACCGCATCATAACCACTAACCGCGACGCCTGCAGGGCCATCTGGATTAATAAAAACAGGACCTGTCATATTATCAGTCACTTCGGCGAAGTCAGACATTGGCATTTCCGTGCCCGGCATCATGTCGTCAGATGTCGCACTTGTTTCAGATCCTGACGCTTCCTCAGAACCTTGCTCAGAACAAGCGACGGGAAGGGCCGCCATTAAAATGGCAGGGATAAAAATCTTTCTCATTGGCACATCCTCTTTTGACTTTTACAAAGTTGGGAAGGATCTCATAATTGAAAATCCTTCCCCAGCCAAGTGTTTGAATGGCCGTAGTTATTTTATCGATTATTCCGGTGCGCAGGCTGCACAAGCGGCCGGTTCTGCTCCACATGATGCGGCATTGGCGCTGCAATCGGCGGCACAGGTTGCAGCGGCACAGGCTCCGCAGTCTGCTGCACAATTTGTTGCTGCACAGGCTCCACAGGCCGCAGCACAAGCTGCTGCTGCACAGGCGCTACAAGCAGACTGGACTACTGGAGCCGCAGCCGTACAGGTTGCCAATGCCGCCGATGGAGTTGCCAGAGACAGGCCGCCCATGACAGCGAGCATTGCGGAGAGTTTGCGTTGCTTATTAACGGGATTATTCATGGTATTTTCCTTTGATATAGATGTTAAGTTAGAAAGTTGCGTGACGAATAGGGGGTCGAATTAACCGCCAAATTTGGCGTTATCCGGGAATTTTGGCCAGTTGATATCAGCCTTTTTGATGAAGCCGGCGACGTCGGTCAGCCAGGTTTTCTGCACCTGTTTGTTGACGTTGAGATAAAGTTTACCGTCGACAACTTTGTAAACCAGTGGATCACCGGGAGCGAGCGAACCGCGTGACATCGCCCATGCACAGTGACCACCATATTGCGGGGCAAATTGTGCCGGTTTTTCTTTGAACTTTTTGGCGTTAGCGGCGGTACTGAAATAATAGTCAGCGCCCTTATATTTCACTTTATGCGCCTTGCTGCCTTTGACGGGAACGCCGGTTCCGGTGAAGTAAGAAGTGACATCATAACCGCCAACTGCAGTGTTGCCGCCTTTGACCCCGGTATAGGTTGGACCGGCGATAGCGGCATCAATCGGGAGAGCAAAAGTTCCGGTGGTCGCTGCGAGTGCGAGTGCGAGAGGTAGAATAAGATTTTTCATTTTCAGTTCCTTGGTAAGATTTAAGTTCTTGTGATTGAGGGTAAAAATAATTTCGTTGAGCCGTCATGCTCGTTGATGGTTTCGCGGACGAGAGCAAAAAGGTTTCACTTCCCGCAAAATAAATTCACCAGCGTGGTTGATTTTTGCACCGCAGCAGATATGAACAACAGCCATGGCAAGTGTCTCAAACCTAGAGCTACAACGACTTATGCGCCCTTAGGCGTAGCTGTGCTGCTGCTCGATGCGGCGGCCCCGTCTAAGGGATTATTTTTTCCAGAAAATTGAAATTAACTAGCAATTTCCGCCTTGCGCGAAATCGCTTGCAGCATAAGAGTA
Encoded proteins:
- a CDS encoding YHS domain-containing (seleno)protein translates to MSDFAEVTDNMTGPVFINPDGPAGVAVSGYDAVSYFEGDGTPVKGSEEFGVTYNDVDYYFSSAENAAKFEAEPAAYAPQFGGHCAWAMSRGRLAPGDPVYYRVVDGKLYLNFNKQVQETWLKDIPGFIEKANAAWPSVPEDATFDNQ
- a CDS encoding YHS domain-containing (seleno)protein, with product MKNLILPLALALAATTGTFALPIDAAIAGPTYTGVKGGNTAVGGYDVTSYFTGTGVPVKGSKAHKVKYKGADYYFSTAANAKKFKEKPAQFAPQYGGHCAWAMSRGSLAPGDPLVYKVVDGKLYLNVNKQVQKTWLTDVAGFIKKADINWPKFPDNAKFGG
- a CDS encoding BLUF domain-containing protein, coding for MYRMIYISTPQAEIGPADVDDILDASRKNNTYNNITGLLIQDKSRFLQYLEGDQQKVEETFARISCDRRHIAVIPLKSGYIGRRQFPNWSMASKYVDSDNSLVEAVSALIQNCDKEVSEDLLNFAEARDRAA